The Alphaproteobacteria bacterium genome has a window encoding:
- the pncA gene encoding bifunctional nicotinamidase/pyrazinamidase, producing the protein MSEIIKPTQGDVLLVVDVQNDFCEQGNLAVPEGSAVVAVFNRLAERFSSAVAAQDWHPAGHRSFASVHGAEPYSSMEFPYGPQTLWPDHCVQGTVGAEFHAELETDHFELVVRKGFHPEIDSYSAFAENDRTTRTGLEGYLRERGFKRLFIGGLAGDYCVLYSALDAVAAGFETFVIDDATRYIDLEGSRAAAHQAMTEAGVRIVTAAEIS; encoded by the coding sequence ATGAGCGAGATCATCAAGCCGACCCAGGGCGACGTTCTTCTGGTCGTCGACGTGCAGAACGATTTTTGCGAACAGGGCAACCTGGCGGTGCCCGAGGGTTCGGCCGTGGTGGCCGTGTTCAACCGCCTGGCCGAACGCTTCTCCAGCGCCGTGGCGGCCCAGGACTGGCACCCGGCCGGCCATCGCTCCTTCGCCTCGGTCCATGGAGCAGAGCCCTACAGCAGCATGGAATTCCCTTATGGCCCGCAAACGCTGTGGCCCGACCACTGCGTCCAGGGCACGGTGGGCGCTGAGTTTCATGCTGAGCTCGAGACAGATCATTTCGAGCTGGTGGTGCGCAAGGGCTTTCACCCTGAAATCGATTCTTATTCGGCCTTCGCCGAGAACGACCGTACGACCCGGACAGGCCTCGAGGGCTACCTGCGCGAACGCGGTTTCAAGCGCCTCTTCATCGGCGGCCTGGCCGGCGATTATTGCGTCCTTTATTCGGCCCTGGATGCGGTGGCGGCCGGCTTCGAGACCTTCGTCATCGACGACGCCACCCGCTACATCGACCTCGAGGGCTCGAGGGCGGCGGCGCACCAGGCCATGACCGAGGCCGGTGTGCGCATCGTGACGGCGGCCGAGATTTCCTGA